From a single Candidatus Defluviilinea gracilis genomic region:
- the hisH gene encoding imidazole glycerol phosphate synthase subunit HisH has translation MIVIVDYGVGNLGSIKNMFKKAGFKAEPSSDPAVIRDAEKLILPGVGAFDAAMKKFRETGLVPVVGELVLEKKIPVLGLCVGLQLMTRGSEEGTEAGLGWFDAETIRFKFDGEHANLKIPHMGWNEIHVRRQHPLVDGLPADSRFYFVHSYHVVAKDTDAVLAETEYGVTIHSILGKGNIVGAQFHPEKSHKFGLQLLKNFAERVS, from the coding sequence ATGATCGTCATCGTAGATTATGGAGTCGGCAACCTCGGCTCGATCAAAAATATGTTCAAGAAGGCGGGCTTCAAAGCGGAGCCGTCGTCTGACCCTGCGGTGATTCGAGATGCCGAGAAGTTGATCCTGCCTGGCGTAGGCGCGTTCGATGCGGCGATGAAAAAATTCCGCGAGACGGGGTTGGTTCCAGTAGTCGGTGAACTTGTGTTGGAGAAGAAAATTCCCGTGCTTGGTTTATGCGTGGGGCTTCAACTGATGACGAGAGGGTCCGAAGAGGGAACTGAAGCAGGCTTGGGGTGGTTCGATGCGGAGACCATCCGCTTCAAATTCGACGGAGAACACGCGAATCTCAAAATCCCGCACATGGGATGGAACGAGATTCACGTGCGGCGGCAACATCCGCTCGTGGATGGTCTGCCTGCCGATTCGCGTTTTTATTTCGTCCACTCGTATCATGTGGTTGCGAAAGACACCGACGCGGTGCTTGCCGAGACCGAGTACGGCGTGACCATCCATTCGATTCTGGGCAAGGGCAACATCGTCGGCGCGCAGTTTCACCCTGAGAAGAGTCACAAGTTCGGGTTGCAGTTGCTGAAAAATTTTGCGGAGCGTGTGTCATGA